A stretch of the Bradyrhizobium arachidis genome encodes the following:
- a CDS encoding cytochrome P450 translates to MTPRIDFTSDAFFRDPSKGIATLRAFAPVVATRFPLVGDVWVTTTYETTAQVLKDGTTFTLRKEDGEVAGLRWWMPKLVTTIANNMLTMDEPDHTRLRSIVDEAFRRRAIVAMEPRIRAIADDLAADLFAGGSPADLVQRYARILPLSVICELLGLPAADRPRFIAWANSMAGLTNVFGFFRMLFAFSRMRRYLEEQLRVARAQGGEGLIAELVQVEREGGRITPSEMVSMVFLLLAAGSETTTHLISGSVYELLKSPRLRDWLEEDWSRVGLAVEEFLRFVSPVQFSKPRYVRRDVELAGVRLKKGDRVMVMLAAANMDPGEHEEVERLDLARKPNRHISFGTGIHFCLGHQLARIEAACALQALLTRWPKLGLAIDPSQIRWRKRPGIRAIEKLPVVAVQVGTQPAEPARTEADRSLLRAG, encoded by the coding sequence ATGACGCCGCGCATCGATTTCACCAGCGACGCCTTCTTTCGCGATCCGTCGAAAGGCATCGCGACGCTGAGGGCTTTTGCCCCTGTGGTCGCGACCCGGTTTCCGCTCGTCGGCGATGTCTGGGTCACCACGACCTATGAGACGACGGCGCAGGTGCTGAAGGACGGCACCACCTTCACGCTGCGCAAGGAAGACGGCGAGGTCGCAGGCCTGCGCTGGTGGATGCCGAAGCTCGTCACGACCATCGCCAACAACATGCTGACCATGGATGAGCCTGATCACACCAGGCTGCGCAGCATCGTGGATGAAGCCTTTCGCCGCCGCGCCATCGTGGCGATGGAGCCGCGCATCCGCGCCATCGCCGACGACCTGGCGGCAGACCTCTTTGCCGGTGGCAGCCCTGCCGATCTTGTGCAGCGCTATGCGCGCATTTTGCCACTGTCCGTGATTTGCGAGCTTCTTGGCCTTCCGGCGGCCGACCGTCCCCGGTTCATCGCCTGGGCCAATTCGATGGCGGGGCTGACCAACGTCTTCGGCTTCTTCCGCATGCTGTTCGCCTTCAGCAGGATGCGGCGTTATCTCGAGGAGCAGTTGCGGGTGGCGCGGGCGCAAGGCGGTGAGGGCCTGATTGCCGAACTGGTCCAGGTCGAGCGGGAAGGCGGCCGCATCACGCCGAGTGAAATGGTCTCGATGGTGTTTTTGCTGCTGGCCGCGGGCTCCGAGACCACGACGCATCTGATCAGCGGCTCGGTCTATGAGCTGCTGAAATCTCCGCGCCTGCGCGATTGGCTGGAGGAGGACTGGAGCCGCGTCGGCCTCGCCGTCGAGGAGTTCTTGCGCTTCGTCTCGCCGGTGCAATTCTCAAAGCCGCGCTATGTGCGGCGCGACGTCGAGCTCGCCGGCGTGCGCCTGAAAAAGGGCGACCGCGTCATGGTGATGCTCGCTGCGGCGAACATGGATCCCGGCGAGCACGAGGAGGTTGAACGGCTCGATCTCGCGCGCAAGCCGAACCGTCACATCTCCTTCGGCACCGGCATCCATTTCTGCCTCGGCCACCAGCTCGCGCGGATCGAGGCGGCATGCGCGCTTCAGGCGCTGTTGACGCGCTGGCCAAAACTCGGCCTCGCAATCGATCCGTCGCAGATTCGTTGGCGGAAACGACCCGGTATCCGCGCCATCGAAAAGCTTCCCGTCGTCGCGGTGCAGGTTGGAACACAGCCGGCCGAACCGGCACGCACTGAGGCAGATCGTTCGCTGCTGCGGGCGGGCTGA
- a CDS encoding ferredoxin--NADP reductase produces MSNFNQESVLSVHHWTDTLFSFKTTRSPTFRFRNGEFTMIGLKVGEKPLLRAYSVASANYEDTLEFFSIKVPDGPLTSRLQHLKQGDEIIVSRKATGTLVIDNLEAGRNLYLIGTGTGLAPFLSVIKDPETYERFEKVVLLHGCRHVKELAYGEMITETLPQDELLGDYIRNQLIYYPTVTRDPFRNRGRITDLITTGKLFSDIGLPPIEAAHDRVMICGSPALVADTRVLLGERGFVEGNHGEPAQFVVEKAFAER; encoded by the coding sequence ATGAGCAATTTCAACCAGGAAAGCGTCCTCAGCGTTCACCACTGGACCGACACGCTGTTCTCCTTCAAGACCACCCGCAGCCCCACCTTCCGCTTCCGCAACGGCGAATTCACCATGATCGGGCTCAAGGTCGGCGAAAAACCGCTGCTGCGGGCTTACAGCGTCGCCAGCGCCAATTACGAGGACACGCTCGAGTTCTTCTCGATCAAGGTGCCGGACGGCCCGCTGACCTCGCGCCTCCAGCACCTGAAGCAGGGCGACGAGATCATCGTCAGCCGCAAGGCGACCGGCACGCTCGTCATCGACAACCTCGAAGCGGGCCGCAATCTCTATCTGATCGGCACCGGCACGGGCCTCGCCCCGTTCCTCAGCGTGATCAAGGACCCTGAAACCTATGAGCGTTTCGAGAAGGTCGTGCTGCTGCACGGCTGCCGGCACGTCAAGGAGCTCGCCTATGGCGAGATGATCACCGAGACGCTGCCGCAGGACGAACTGCTCGGCGACTACATCCGCAATCAGCTCATCTACTACCCGACCGTGACCCGCGACCCCTTCCGCAACCGCGGACGCATCACCGACCTCATTACCACCGGCAAGCTGTTTTCCGACATCGGCCTGCCGCCGATCGAGGCTGCCCATGACCGCGTCATGATCTGCGGCAGCCCGGCGCTGGTGGCCGACACCCGCGTGCTCTTGGGTGAGCGCGGTTTTGTCGAGGGTAACCACGGCGAACCGGCCCAGTTCGTGGTCGAAAAGGCCTTTGCCGAGCGGTAG
- a CDS encoding DUF763 domain-containing protein, whose product MTRRTGSADLPLHSGRVPPWLANRMASLGTIITQAIVHHYGRDAFLQRLSHPFWFQSFGAVMGMDWHSSGITTSVIGALKRGLAPMQDELGIYVCGGRGQHSRKTPDELMLLGDRVGLDGALLTRASRLVAKVDSAAVQDGFDLYLHGFFVTADSKWTVVQQGMNGDKRQARRYHWHSETLKSFVDAPHSAIDGPEQGQIVNLTDHRADVSRSAQLDLLTELGPDRIVSEFERLSGTEPAQALLPHLIMPAHHDVRPKDVFARRLHGTLAAAAECGPVDFPELLLTPGVGARTVRSLAMVAEVVHGAPYRFRDPARFSLAHGGKDRHPYPVPIKVYDETIRVLKDAVQQAKLGREEEMQAIKRLDDQARRLERTAQGPSVDAYIAGERAVSPELDGRSVFGWERDLAATKKRTG is encoded by the coding sequence ATGACTCGACGCACCGGCAGTGCCGACCTTCCTCTCCACAGCGGACGCGTTCCGCCGTGGCTTGCGAACCGCATGGCGTCGCTCGGCACCATCATCACGCAGGCGATCGTTCATCATTACGGCCGCGATGCGTTCCTGCAGCGCCTGTCGCACCCGTTCTGGTTCCAGTCGTTCGGCGCCGTGATGGGAATGGACTGGCACTCCTCGGGCATCACCACCTCCGTGATCGGCGCGCTGAAACGCGGATTGGCGCCGATGCAGGACGAGCTCGGCATCTATGTCTGCGGCGGCCGCGGCCAGCATTCGCGCAAGACGCCGGACGAGCTGATGCTGCTCGGCGACCGCGTCGGCCTCGACGGCGCATTGCTGACGCGGGCGAGCCGCCTGGTCGCAAAGGTCGACAGCGCCGCGGTGCAGGACGGGTTTGATCTCTATCTGCATGGCTTCTTCGTCACCGCGGATAGCAAATGGACTGTCGTGCAGCAGGGCATGAACGGCGACAAGCGCCAGGCGCGCCGCTATCACTGGCATTCCGAGACGCTGAAGAGTTTTGTCGACGCGCCGCACAGCGCGATCGACGGCCCCGAGCAGGGCCAGATCGTCAATCTCACCGACCACCGCGCCGACGTCTCGCGCAGCGCGCAGCTCGATCTGCTCACCGAGCTCGGCCCGGACCGGATCGTCTCCGAATTCGAACGGCTCAGCGGCACCGAGCCGGCGCAAGCGCTGTTGCCGCACCTCATCATGCCCGCGCATCATGACGTGCGGCCGAAGGATGTGTTCGCGCGCCGCCTGCACGGCACCCTCGCGGCCGCCGCCGAGTGCGGGCCGGTCGACTTTCCGGAGCTGCTGCTGACACCCGGCGTCGGCGCGCGCACCGTGCGCTCGCTCGCCATGGTCGCCGAGGTCGTGCACGGTGCGCCCTATCGTTTCAGGGATCCCGCGCGCTTCTCGCTCGCCCATGGCGGCAAGGACCGGCACCCCTATCCCGTGCCGATCAAGGTCTATGACGAGACCATCCGTGTGCTGAAGGACGCGGTCCAGCAAGCGAAGCTCGGACGCGAAGAGGAAATGCAGGCGATCAAGCGGCTGGACGATCAGGCGCGGCGGCTGGAGCGCACCGCGCAGGGGCCATCGGTCGATGCCTACATTGCCGGCGAACGCGCTGTTTCCCCCGAGCTCGACGGCCGTTCCGTGTTCGGCTGGGAACGGGATCTGGCAGCGACAAAAAAGCGGACCGGGTGA
- a CDS encoding amidohydrolase family protein — MAHDAPQATGPSKLVIRNIGLILSGALEKPILDGDTIVAENGKITAIGRFKDVDIEGATTIVDANGTTVAPGLIDSHVHPVAGDWTPRQNQINWIDSYLHGGVTTMISAGEVHMPGRPRDVVGLKAMAIFAQRAFWTLRPGGVKVHAGAPVIECEMVEEDFKEMAAAGVKLLGEVGLGGVKDGPTARKMVGWARKYGIQSTIHTGGPSIPGSGLIDKDVVLEADTDVVGHINGGHTALPDDQIRCICEGCKRGLELVHNGNERSALFTLRIAREMGDLHRVILGTDAPAGSGVQPLGILRMVSMLSSLGELPAELAFCLATGNTARMRELDCGLIEVGRSADFVLMDKAQHSPGKNILESVQLGDLPGIGMTIIDGIVRTQRSRNTPPAGKVPEIVAK; from the coding sequence ATGGCGCATGACGCACCCCAGGCCACCGGGCCTTCCAAGCTCGTGATCCGCAACATCGGCCTGATCCTGTCCGGCGCCCTGGAAAAACCGATCCTGGATGGCGACACCATCGTCGCTGAGAACGGAAAAATCACCGCGATCGGCCGCTTCAAGGACGTGGACATTGAAGGCGCCACCACGATCGTGGACGCCAACGGCACCACGGTGGCGCCGGGCCTGATCGACAGCCACGTCCACCCTGTCGCGGGCGACTGGACGCCGCGACAGAACCAGATCAACTGGATCGACAGCTACCTCCATGGCGGCGTCACCACCATGATCTCGGCCGGCGAGGTGCACATGCCGGGCCGGCCCCGCGACGTCGTCGGCCTGAAGGCAATGGCGATCTTCGCCCAACGCGCCTTCTGGACGCTGCGTCCCGGCGGCGTGAAGGTTCATGCCGGCGCGCCCGTCATCGAATGCGAGATGGTCGAGGAGGACTTCAAGGAAATGGCCGCCGCCGGCGTCAAGCTGCTCGGCGAAGTCGGCCTCGGCGGCGTCAAGGACGGCCCGACCGCGCGGAAGATGGTGGGCTGGGCGCGCAAATACGGCATCCAGAGCACGATCCACACCGGCGGGCCCTCGATCCCCGGCTCCGGCCTGATCGACAAGGACGTCGTGCTGGAAGCCGACACCGACGTCGTCGGCCACATCAATGGCGGTCACACCGCGCTGCCCGACGACCAGATCCGCTGCATCTGCGAGGGCTGCAAGCGCGGGCTCGAGCTGGTTCACAACGGCAATGAGCGCTCGGCGCTGTTCACGCTGCGCATCGCGCGCGAGATGGGCGACCTCCACCGCGTCATCCTCGGCACCGATGCGCCGGCCGGCTCCGGCGTGCAACCGCTCGGCATTTTGCGCATGGTCTCGATGCTGTCCTCGCTCGGCGAACTGCCGGCCGAGCTCGCCTTCTGTCTTGCGACCGGCAACACCGCGCGGATGCGCGAGCTCGATTGCGGCCTCATTGAAGTGGGCCGTTCCGCCGATTTCGTGCTGATGGACAAGGCGCAGCATTCGCCTGGAAAGAACATCCTCGAGAGCGTGCAGCTCGGCGACCTCCCCGGCATCGGCATGACCATCATCGACGGCATCGTGCGGACGCAACGCAGCCGCAATACGCCGCCGGCGGGCAAGGTGCCGGAGATCGTGGCGAAGTAA